One Bufo gargarizans isolate SCDJY-AF-19 chromosome 4, ASM1485885v1, whole genome shotgun sequence DNA window includes the following coding sequences:
- the LOC122935395 gene encoding bromodomain-containing protein 4-like, with translation MDVEKLIVLVQDRPCLWDLRCSEYQDRYKKDAAWEEVTQDLFAAIWQTTKGQSRRNLIEEVKNRWRSCRDQFRKEMRKQGRSGAGLPKKRPYLFREQLMFLRAVMDLRPTEDNLEEDEEESAPQLSSACDEEPTAGQQESLPGPTPGPSEPPAASGADSPPLPLALPIRSRRRANPPAESNVNVQVLDYLSRARQEDHHDMFARSLAHYMRQLPPERLLRTRTSVEIVLELANSLPDPSMMHDALENLRRYGQLIVPKHPTVSQPFPDQPQMPPPRDHYGPPMAPYVPQIQGEPSYGPPGPSPSRAGPPSQAQYSRAPSQGQYSCAYSTATTWGANGDSDRMSKSAS, from the exons ATGGATGTTGAGAAGCTgattgtcctggtgcaggataGGCCCTGCCTCTGGGATCTCCGTTGTTCTGAATACCAGGACCGATATAAAAAGGACGCTGCCTGGGAGGAGGTTACCCAGGATCTATTTGCAGCCATATGGCAAACGACAAAAGGGCAAAGTCGCCGGAATTTAA ttgaagaggtcaagaatcgttggcggagctgccgAGACCAATTCCGCAAGGAAATGCGAAAGCAGGGGCGGAGCGGGGCTGGTCTCCCCAAGAAAAGGCCGTACCTCTTCCGGGAGCAGCTAATGTTCCTCCGCGCTGTCATGGATCTGCGTCC aacggaggacaacctagaggaggatgaagaagaaTCTGCACCCCAGTTGTCAAGTGCCTGTGACGAGGAGCCGACAGCTGGGCAGCAGGAGAGTCTTCCGGGACCAACACCAGGACCTTCCgagcctcctgcagcatcaggagctgattccccccccctccctctggcTCTACCCATCAGGTCCAGACGACGGGCAAATCCCCCTGCCGAGTCCAACGTGAATGTCCAAGTTTTGGATTATTTATCTCGGGctcggcaggaggatcatcacgatatgtttgcccgtagtctggcccattatatgcggcagctacctccagaacgattGTTACGGACAAGAACTTCCGTAGAAATCGTTCTGGAGCTAGCGAATTCGCTTCCTGATCCCTCGATGATGCATGATGCCCTGGAAAACTTAcgccgctatgggcaactaattgtCCCCAAACACCCCACTGTTTCCCAGCCATTCCCGGACCAACCACAAATGCCCCCCCCAAGGGATCATTATGGGCCACCAATGGCGCCATATGTTCCCCAGATTCAGGGGGAGCCGAGCTATGGTCCTCCGGGACCCTCGCCCAGTCGAGCTGGGCCACCTTCCCAGGCCCAATATTCAAGGGCtccttcccagggccaatattcct GTGCGTATAGCACTGCAACCACTTGGGGTGCTAATGGTGACTCAGATCGGATGTCAAAGTCCG CTTCTTAG